In Elusimicrobiaceae bacterium, the genomic stretch TCGTTGGTCTTTATCCGGTCGCCGTCACGCAGCGGCAGCACTTCCGGTTTGTTCCCGTCCGGAGTTTTGCGCATCACAAGCGGCACATGGCTGTGCCCCACGAAACAGACGGGCGTTTTCCAGTAACTTTCGTTCTCCAGAAACTGGTCGGCGGTAAGCATGTATTCCTCAAGCGGATTTTTAGGAGAGCCGTGCACGATCGTCATGCCTTCGCGGCAGATGACGTGCGGCGAGCTCTGCAGAAAATCCATCGCGCCGCCGGACAGCACGTCCTTGACGAACTCAATGGACTGCCGCGCGTACGGGTTGAACCACTCGATCGGAATTTTGCCGAGCGCCGCCATGTCGTGATTGCCCATCACGCAGTCAAGAAACGGAAGCGAGGAGATCTCCTCCACGCATTTGTCCGGGTCCGGCCCGTAGCCCACCAGATCCCCGCAGCAGACATATCCCTGCACCCCATGCAGCCTGTAAAATTCCAGCATCGCTTTCAGCGCTTCGTAGTTGGAATGCACATCTGAAAAAATACCGTATTTCATCGCTTTCCTTTTGAAATTGAAATACCGTCCCCCTGACACTGCCGTTCCCTCTTGCTTCAAACGTTTTGTCCGCGCCCCGCCGCCGGGGTCAAACCGCCGCGGCAGCCCTGTCCTCTCCGAACGTCTGTTCCGCGAACTGCAGCGAAACAGACATCACTTTCGATACGCCCGATTCCTGCATCGTCACCCCGTACAGCCGGTCCGCCGCTTCCATCGTGCGCTTGTTGTGGGTAATGACTATAAACTGGGTCTGGCCGGCAAACTCGCGCAGCAGGTTCACAAACCGTTCAACGTTGGCTTCATCAAGCGGCGCGTCGGCCTCGTCCATAATGCAGAACGGCGACGGGTTCACCACGAAAAAACTGAACAGCAGCGACAGCGCCGTCAGCGCCTTTTCCCCGCCCGACAGCGCCCTGATGTTCTGGAGCCGTTTGCCCGGCGGCTGGGCTACGATCTCGATGCCGGTTTCCAGCAGGTTCTCCGGGTCTGTCAGCAGCAGGTCGGCTTCGCCGCCTTCAAACAGGGTCTGGTAAATCCGGCGGAAACTTTCACGCACTTTCTCGAACGTGGCGCGGAAATTTTCCTTGGTGGTCGCGTTGATCTTGCCGATCGCGGTGCGCAGATCGCGCCTGGCGGTTTCCAGGTCGTTTATCTGGGTCTTGAGAAATTCATAGCGCGACGACAGCGCGTCATATTCCTCCGGCGCCGTCATGTTCACCGCGCCCATGTTTTCAATCTGCCGGCGCATCATTTTTATGCGCTCGTAATCAATCTTGTAATCGGAATACTTCATCGCCGCTTCTTCGGCGGTGGTATTGTGCCGCTCGCGCAGTTCCTCAAGCGCGGCGTCCTTCTGCGCCAGATGGCTGCGGTACTCCATCTCCGCTTCGTGCGCTTTCATCTGGATATCGGTGGTTTCGGTTTTGAGCGCGTAGGCGGTCCGGCTTTTTTCATCAAACTCGCGCTTGCTGTCGGACAGCTGTTCCCGCAGTGTGGTTTCGCTTACTTCCAGTTCCGCCAGCCGGTCGCGCGTCTGCGCCAGTTCAGCTTCCGCGGTCGCGCGGTCGCGCCCCAGTTCTTCAATCCGCAGTTCGGCCTCGCCCCGCCGGCCGGCGCGCTGGCCGGCGCTTTCAACGGCGGCGACATGTTCGGTTTCCGCGCCTCTCAGATCGGATTCAAGGCTCCCGCGCCGTATTTTGTATTCGTAAAGTTCGGTGTTGAGAGAATCCTGCTCGTTTTTAAGCGCGGATGTCTTGGTTTGCGCCGCCGCGCGGCGCACCTTAAGCTCTTCACCTTCCCGGCGGATGCGGTTCTGCTCCGCCCGCAGGCGCTCCAGTTCCGTTTTCAGTTTGGCGATGCCGGCACGGTGGCGGGTTTCCTGTTCGGTGAATTTTTGACGAGCCGAACCAAGCGAATCCAGCCTTTCGTCGGCTGTTTTCAGCAGCTGCCGCGCCTGGCCCAGTTCGTGCTCCAGACTGTTGCCTTTCACCAGCTCGGAATTAAGACGGCTGCGCTGCGCGTTCAGGGATTCCTCGGTCCGGGCCAGCGCGCCGCGGTTTTCCTCGATATCCGCGGAAAGGACGGTGAAACTTTTGCCGGAGGAGGTCAGCTCCAGCCGGACTTCTTCCTCTTTCGCCCAGTACGGCTCC encodes the following:
- a CDS encoding metallophosphoesterase family protein — translated: MKYGIFSDVHSNYEALKAMLEFYRLHGVQGYVCCGDLVGYGPDPDKCVEEISSLPFLDCVMGNHDMAALGKIPIEWFNPYARQSIEFVKDVLSGGAMDFLQSSPHVICREGMTIVHGSPKNPLEEYMLTADQFLENESYWKTPVCFVGHSHVPLVMRKTPDGNKPEVLPLRDGDRIKTNDGSRYIINPGACGQPRDRDVRASCGIFDTSTGIFELKRIEYDVAKTQSRMTALGLPRMLIERIANGW